In Janthinobacterium sp. 67, a genomic segment contains:
- the cysK gene encoding cysteine synthase A encodes MNIANDVTELIGNTPLVRINRIAAGSVATILAKLEFYNPAHSVKDRIGLAMIVAAEAAGKIHPDTVIVEPTSGNTGIALAMVCAARGYRCTLVMPDTMSRERRILLRAYGAELVLTPGSEGMLGAIRKAEELVAADPRYLMLQQFNNPANPAIHRATTAEEIWRDTDGQVDIVIAGVGTGGTITGIGEVLKERKPGLQVIAVEPEASPMLSKGTKGPHPIQGIGAGFVPQILNTAIYDEIICVKNDDAFATARLAASDEGLLVGISSGAALWAALQVARRPENAGKTIVTIIPSFGERYLSTALYAGLGD; translated from the coding sequence ATGAACATCGCCAACGACGTCACCGAACTGATCGGCAACACCCCTCTGGTGCGCATCAACCGCATCGCTGCCGGCAGTGTGGCCACCATCCTGGCCAAACTCGAATTCTACAATCCCGCGCACAGCGTCAAGGACCGCATCGGCCTGGCCATGATCGTCGCCGCCGAAGCCGCAGGCAAGATCCATCCCGATACCGTCATCGTCGAACCGACGAGCGGCAACACGGGCATCGCGCTGGCCATGGTGTGCGCCGCGCGCGGCTACCGCTGCACCCTCGTCATGCCCGACACCATGAGCCGCGAGCGGCGCATCCTGCTGCGCGCCTATGGCGCCGAGCTGGTGCTCACGCCGGGCAGCGAAGGCATGCTGGGCGCCATCCGCAAGGCCGAGGAACTGGTGGCGGCCGACCCGCGCTACCTGATGCTGCAGCAATTCAATAACCCCGCCAATCCCGCCATCCACCGCGCCACGACGGCCGAGGAAATCTGGCGCGACACGGACGGCCAAGTCGATATCGTCATCGCCGGCGTAGGCACGGGCGGCACGATCACCGGCATCGGCGAAGTGCTGAAGGAGCGCAAGCCCGGCCTGCAAGTGATTGCCGTGGAACCGGAAGCGTCGCCGATGCTGTCGAAGGGCACCAAGGGGCCGCACCCGATCCAGGGCATCGGCGCCGGTTTCGTGCCGCAGATCTTGAATACGGCCATCTATGACGAAATCATTTGCGTCAAGAACGACGACGCCTTCGCCACGGCGCGCCTGGCCGCCAGCGACGAAGGCTTGTTGGTCGGCATCTCGTCGGGTGCCGCCCTGTGGGCCGCCCTGCAAGTGGCGCGCCGTCCGGAAAACGCGGGCAAGACCATCGTCACCATCATTCCGTCGTTCGGCGAGCGCTACCTGAGTACCGCTTTGTACGCGGGCCTGGGCGACTGA
- a CDS encoding FKBP-type peptidyl-prolyl cis-trans isomerase, whose product MTRSSVLFALICSVAASLAQAQAPAPVPASAVSLSPGPVADKLILIDNKVGTGKEASVGSNVTVHYTGWLYRPLAKDSRGKKFDSSVGRGPFDFPLGKGMVIKGWDQGVAGMKVGGKRTLIIPGELAYGPRGAGNGDIPPNSALIFDVELLDVK is encoded by the coding sequence ATGACGCGTAGCTCCGTTTTGTTTGCCCTGATCTGCTCCGTCGCCGCATCGCTGGCGCAGGCACAGGCGCCAGCGCCTGTTCCCGCCTCGGCCGTCTCGCTGAGTCCCGGCCCTGTCGCCGATAAATTGATCCTGATCGACAACAAGGTCGGCACGGGCAAGGAAGCGTCCGTCGGCAGCAACGTCACCGTGCATTACACGGGCTGGCTGTACCGTCCGCTGGCGAAAGATTCGCGCGGCAAGAAGTTCGACAGCTCCGTGGGCCGTGGCCCGTTCGACTTCCCGCTCGGCAAGGGCATGGTCATCAAGGGCTGGGACCAGGGCGTGGCCGGCATGAAGGTGGGCGGCAAGCGCACCCTGATCATTCCAGGCGAACTGGCCTACGGTCCGCGCGGCGCCGGCAATGGCGACATTCCGCCGAACTCGGCACTGATCTTCGACGTGGAATTGCTGGACGTGAAGTAA
- the thpR gene encoding RNA 2',3'-cyclic phosphodiesterase — translation MSHDTHCPRLFYALWPDAATRAALAAWQARLPGKPVRADKLHLTLAFLGQRPASDLPALLDILAHLPARAMPLLFDHASHFTKLALAWAALAQPSPALLDLRAACMQRLAEQGLAPRFEHDRFTPHVTLARQAPPPAIDDFAPIAWLADELVLVESLKSSGDYRILASRKLIHAA, via the coding sequence TTGTCGCACGATACACACTGCCCCCGCCTGTTTTACGCGCTGTGGCCCGACGCGGCCACGCGCGCGGCCCTGGCCGCCTGGCAGGCGCGCTTGCCAGGCAAACCCGTGCGCGCGGACAAGCTGCACCTGACCCTGGCCTTCCTGGGCCAGCGCCCGGCCAGCGATCTGCCGGCCCTGCTCGACATTCTGGCGCACTTGCCGGCGCGCGCCATGCCCTTGCTGTTCGATCACGCCAGCCACTTTACAAAGCTGGCGCTGGCCTGGGCCGCCCTGGCGCAGCCTTCGCCCGCCCTGCTGGACTTGCGCGCGGCCTGCATGCAGCGCCTGGCGGAACAGGGGCTGGCGCCCCGCTTCGAACACGACCGCTTTACGCCACACGTGACCCTGGCGCGCCAGGCGCCGCCGCCGGCCATCGATGACTTCGCGCCCATCGCCTGGCTGGCCGACGAGCTGGTGCTGGTGGAATCGCTCAAGAGCAGCGGCGACTACCGCATCCTGGCCAGCAGGAAGCTGATTCATGCAGCGTAA
- a CDS encoding tRNA threonylcarbamoyladenosine dehydratase, with protein sequence MHTSTNELISMDLTEIDFERRFGGIARLYGTPALERFRAAHVCVIGVGGVGSWIVEALARSAIGRLTLIDLDNVAESNINRQIQAMSDTIGKAKITALAERIELINPFCQVTQIEDFISPDNLEQLLGGRDFDYLVDAIDNAKAKAAVIAYCRARNLPMLTIGSAGGQTDPTLIAVRDLSKTEQEPLLKRVRKLLRTEYGFPRGVKNKFNVDAVFSMEPLSTPESAEACAIDGGAPAGVTGLNCAGFGSSVVVTASFGMVAAAHALKSLRQDKLAALPDAA encoded by the coding sequence ATGCATACCTCCACCAATGAACTAATTTCCATGGACTTGACCGAGATCGATTTTGAGCGGCGTTTCGGCGGCATTGCCCGCTTGTATGGCACGCCGGCACTGGAACGCTTCCGTGCCGCCCACGTGTGTGTGATCGGCGTGGGCGGCGTCGGTTCCTGGATCGTCGAAGCGCTTGCGCGTAGCGCCATCGGCCGCCTGACCCTGATCGACCTCGACAATGTTGCCGAATCGAACATCAACCGCCAGATCCAGGCCATGAGCGACACCATCGGCAAGGCCAAGATCACGGCCCTGGCCGAACGCATCGAACTGATCAACCCGTTTTGCCAGGTCACGCAGATCGAGGATTTTATTAGCCCCGATAACCTCGAGCAGTTGTTGGGCGGGCGCGATTTCGACTATCTGGTCGACGCGATCGACAATGCCAAGGCGAAAGCGGCCGTGATCGCGTATTGCCGCGCACGCAATCTGCCCATGCTGACCATCGGCAGCGCGGGCGGGCAGACGGACCCGACCCTGATCGCCGTGCGCGACCTGTCGAAAACGGAACAGGAACCGTTGCTCAAGCGCGTGCGAAAACTGTTGCGCACGGAATATGGTTTCCCCCGTGGCGTGAAAAACAAATTCAATGTCGACGCCGTGTTTTCCATGGAACCGTTGAGCACGCCCGAGAGCGCGGAAGCGTGCGCCATCGATGGCGGCGCGCCCGCCGGCGTGACGGGCCTGAACTGTGCCGGCTTCGGTTCCAGCGTGGTGGTGACGGCCAGCTTCGGCATGGTGGCGGCCGCCCACGCGCTGAAAAGCTTGCGCCAAGACAAATTGGCCGCCTTGCCGGATGCCGCCTAG
- the pdxH gene encoding pyridoxamine 5'-phosphate oxidase — MTSPLFDSVPGFDQPIAVLKHCHDKIRKQLTTLQNLLAHLAQHGNTADAQQAAKAVLQYFNKAAHLHHDDEEQDLMPMLQATATGDDAALLATLVPEILADHQRMDQAWLTLRPELDAIAAGTAVQLSAHGVRDYVAAYQAHMSKEEGQLAPMAKRLFSAQQMEQLGTAMQRRRGIAPEAPEVPDAAAALAAMRTDYVQSSLSETDVLADPIAQFQKWFAEAVKAQVMEPNAMSLATVSPDGKPSSRIVLIKQFDERGFTWYTNYHSDKGQQLEHNPHAALLFFWGELERQVRIEGTVVKTTAAESDEYFNVRPVQSRLSAIASQQSAPIADRAALESNYAAVAAAIGDAPPPRPAHWGGYRLQPERIEFWQGRRSRFHDRIVFTRGADGQWSMQRLQP, encoded by the coding sequence ATGACCTCTCCCCTGTTCGACTCCGTTCCCGGCTTTGACCAGCCCATCGCCGTGCTCAAGCATTGTCACGACAAGATCCGCAAGCAGTTGACGACCCTGCAAAACCTGCTGGCGCACCTGGCGCAGCACGGCAACACGGCGGATGCGCAGCAGGCGGCCAAGGCGGTGTTGCAATATTTCAATAAAGCCGCCCATCTGCACCATGACGATGAGGAACAGGACTTGATGCCCATGCTGCAAGCGACGGCCACGGGCGACGATGCCGCCCTGCTGGCGACCCTGGTGCCGGAAATCCTGGCCGACCACCAGCGCATGGACCAGGCCTGGCTGACCCTGCGCCCGGAACTGGACGCCATCGCGGCCGGCACGGCTGTCCAATTGTCCGCCCATGGCGTGCGCGATTACGTGGCCGCCTACCAGGCCCACATGAGCAAGGAAGAGGGCCAGCTGGCGCCCATGGCCAAGCGCCTGTTCAGCGCGCAGCAGATGGAGCAGCTGGGCACGGCCATGCAGCGCCGCCGTGGCATCGCGCCGGAGGCTCCCGAAGTGCCGGACGCGGCCGCCGCGCTGGCCGCCATGCGCACCGATTACGTGCAATCGAGCCTGAGCGAGACGGACGTGCTGGCCGATCCCATCGCCCAGTTCCAGAAATGGTTTGCCGAGGCCGTCAAGGCGCAGGTGATGGAGCCGAACGCCATGAGCCTGGCGACCGTCAGTCCCGACGGCAAGCCCAGCTCGCGCATCGTGCTGATCAAGCAATTCGACGAACGGGGCTTTACCTGGTACACGAATTACCACAGCGACAAGGGCCAGCAGCTCGAGCACAACCCGCATGCGGCCCTGCTGTTCTTCTGGGGCGAACTGGAGCGGCAAGTGCGCATCGAAGGCACGGTGGTGAAAACCACGGCCGCCGAGAGCGATGAGTATTTCAATGTGCGCCCCGTGCAAAGCCGCTTGTCGGCGATTGCTTCGCAGCAAAGCGCGCCCATTGCCGACCGTGCCGCGCTGGAAAGCAATTACGCGGCCGTGGCCGCCGCCATCGGCGATGCCCCGCCGCCGCGCCCTGCCCACTGGGGCGGCTACCGCTTGCAGCCGGAACGCATCGAATTCTGGCAGGGGCGCCGTTCGCGCTTCCACGACCGCATCGTCTTTACGCGCGGTGCTGACGGGCAATGGAGCATGCAGCGCTTGCAACCGTAA
- a CDS encoding SAM-dependent methyltransferase has product MFVQNQLKSWIASIRSKTALPLRIELWNGQHVDLSSETPRVTIRLPTVASARYLLNPSLANLGSAYVEGNIEVKGTAQDMIAICNALARNTLKPEGKLARIVRSFTHDKSKDAEAIRYHYDVSNAFYEQFLDPALVYSCAYFEQGDETLAQAQVKKIDHILKKIQLQPGQTLLDIGCGWGALVMRAAQQYGARCVGVTLSENQYALARERVAAAGLAHLIDIRLQDYRDVTGQFDRITSVGMFEHVGLKHLPEYFSIINKLLAPDGMAMNHGITSTDPDNGETPYGGGEFIEKYVFPHGELAHIGNVLKTMQQGGLEVLDVENLRRHYARTCALWTENFEAHAEQIRPLAGERRFRIWHVYLAGCAYAFEQDLISLYQIVCVKAGRRSSSLPWSRNYMYAQDARPAPVLAS; this is encoded by the coding sequence TTGTTTGTACAAAACCAACTCAAGTCCTGGATCGCCAGCATCCGCAGCAAGACCGCCTTGCCGCTCCGCATAGAATTATGGAACGGCCAGCATGTCGACCTGTCCAGCGAAACGCCGAGAGTCACCATCCGCCTGCCCACCGTCGCCTCGGCCCGCTATTTGCTGAACCCGTCGCTGGCCAACCTGGGCTCGGCCTATGTGGAAGGCAATATCGAAGTCAAGGGCACGGCCCAGGACATGATAGCCATCTGCAATGCCCTGGCGCGCAATACCTTGAAGCCGGAAGGCAAGCTGGCCCGCATCGTGCGCAGCTTTACACACGACAAGAGCAAGGATGCCGAAGCCATCCGCTACCATTACGACGTGTCGAACGCGTTCTATGAACAGTTTCTCGACCCCGCCCTCGTGTATTCCTGCGCCTATTTCGAACAGGGCGATGAGACCCTGGCGCAGGCACAGGTCAAGAAGATCGACCATATCCTGAAGAAAATCCAGTTGCAGCCGGGCCAGACCCTGCTCGACATCGGCTGCGGCTGGGGCGCGCTCGTCATGCGTGCCGCCCAGCAATATGGCGCCCGCTGCGTGGGCGTGACCCTGTCGGAAAACCAGTACGCGCTGGCGCGCGAGCGCGTGGCGGCGGCCGGCCTGGCGCACCTGATCGACATCCGCCTGCAAGACTACCGCGACGTCACGGGCCAGTTCGACCGCATCACCAGCGTGGGCATGTTCGAGCACGTGGGCCTGAAACACTTGCCCGAGTACTTTTCCATCATCAACAAGCTACTGGCGCCGGACGGCATGGCGATGAACCACGGCATCACCTCGACCGATCCTGACAATGGCGAAACGCCGTATGGCGGCGGCGAATTCATCGAAAAATATGTGTTTCCGCACGGCGAACTGGCGCACATCGGCAACGTACTCAAAACCATGCAGCAGGGGGGGCTGGAAGTGCTGGACGTGGAAAACCTGCGGCGCCACTATGCGCGCACCTGCGCCCTGTGGACGGAAAATTTCGAAGCCCATGCCGAGCAGATCCGTCCGCTGGCGGGCGAACGGCGCTTCCGCATCTGGCACGTCTACCTGGCCGGCTGCGCCTATGCTTTCGAGCAAGATTTGATCAGCCTGTACCAGATCGTCTGCGTGAAGGCGGGCCGGCGTTCTTCCTCCCTGCCCTGGTCGCGCAACTACATGTATGCGCAGGATGCGAGGCCGGCGCCCGTGCTGGCAAGCTGA
- the msrA gene encoding peptide-methionine (S)-S-oxide reductase MsrA produces MHQQTEVAVLGGGCFWCLAAVYGEVRGVTRVESGYTGGGVPDPTYEQVCTGETGHAEVVRLEFDPAIIPYHDLLEIFFTLHDPTTVNRQGNDVGTQFRSVIHYQSAEQEKVARKVLAEMAGVWDAPIVTQLAPASSFYPAEEYHQHYVEEHPLQGYCALVVAPKVEKFRAMYAERLK; encoded by the coding sequence ATGCATCAACAGACGGAAGTGGCTGTACTGGGCGGTGGCTGTTTCTGGTGCCTGGCCGCCGTGTACGGGGAAGTGCGCGGCGTCACGCGCGTCGAGTCCGGCTACACGGGCGGCGGCGTGCCCGACCCCACGTATGAACAGGTGTGCACGGGCGAGACGGGCCATGCGGAAGTGGTGCGCCTGGAATTCGATCCGGCCATCATCCCTTACCACGATTTGCTGGAAATCTTCTTTACCCTGCATGACCCGACCACCGTGAACCGGCAGGGCAACGATGTCGGCACGCAATTTCGTTCCGTCATCCATTACCAGTCGGCCGAGCAGGAAAAGGTGGCGCGCAAGGTGCTCGCCGAGATGGCCGGCGTGTGGGATGCGCCCATCGTCACGCAGCTGGCGCCGGCATCAAGCTTTTATCCGGCTGAGGAGTATCACCAGCATTATGTCGAAGAGCATCCCTTGCAGGGCTATTGCGCCCTGGTCGTCGCTCCCAAGGTGGAAAAATTCCGCGCCATGTATGCGGAGCGCCTGAAGTAG
- a CDS encoding flavin reductase family protein, translated as MNTRSPRAPAQEFDTAHFRQALSQFATGVTVITTRLADGSFRGLTASSFNSVSLSPPLVLWSLGSVANSMPIFSGNSHYVINVLGAEQAELATRFSRRTPNPFDDVEYELSRTGQPILKGASAWFECHNRSRYPEGDHVIFVGEVEQCAFAAQPPLIFHNGKFNTPPA; from the coding sequence ATGAACACACGCTCTCCCCGCGCGCCAGCGCAAGAATTCGATACGGCACATTTCCGTCAGGCATTGTCGCAGTTTGCCACCGGCGTGACGGTCATTACGACGCGCCTGGCCGACGGCAGTTTCCGCGGCTTGACGGCCAGTTCCTTCAATTCCGTCTCGCTGTCGCCGCCGCTGGTGCTGTGGAGCCTCGGTTCCGTGGCGAACAGCATGCCCATCTTCAGCGGCAACTCGCACTACGTCATCAATGTGCTGGGCGCCGAGCAGGCGGAACTGGCGACGCGCTTTTCACGCCGCACGCCGAATCCTTTCGATGACGTCGAATACGAACTGTCGCGCACGGGCCAGCCCATCCTGAAAGGCGCGTCAGCCTGGTTCGAATGCCACAACCGCAGCCGCTATCCTGAAGGCGACCACGTCATTTTCGTGGGCGAAGTGGAACAATGCGCGTTTGCCGCGCAGCCGCCCTTGATCTTCCACAATGGGAAGTTCAATACGCCGCCAGCCTGA
- a CDS encoding OmpW/AlkL family protein — protein sequence MKNRLNTAVRVLAAAAAMAVATGASAQSAGTWMVKAGVNKITPHVDSGDISAPALPGTKADVKADTKPILSFAYMITDNISAEMILGVPYKHDLVGDGAIKGTGKLGTAEVLPPTAFIQYRFFQPNAMIRPYVGAGLTYAYFQKEKGSGQMTALLDPGGSPVTYRLDNKLAGSLVLGSSVAFNQRWFADVAVVKTFLKTKAKFSTGQTQDIKLDPLAVSVSIGYNFTL from the coding sequence ATGAAAAATCGTTTGAATACCGCTGTACGCGTGCTGGCCGCCGCCGCCGCGATGGCCGTGGCGACGGGCGCTTCGGCGCAAAGCGCAGGCACGTGGATGGTCAAGGCTGGCGTCAACAAGATCACGCCGCATGTGGACAGTGGCGACATTTCCGCGCCGGCACTGCCGGGCACGAAGGCCGACGTCAAGGCCGATACCAAGCCCATCCTGAGCTTTGCCTACATGATCACGGATAATATTTCCGCTGAAATGATCCTGGGCGTGCCATACAAGCATGACCTGGTCGGCGATGGTGCCATCAAGGGCACGGGCAAGCTGGGCACGGCGGAAGTCTTGCCGCCGACGGCCTTCATCCAGTACCGTTTCTTCCAGCCCAATGCAATGATCCGCCCTTACGTGGGTGCGGGCCTGACGTATGCCTACTTCCAGAAGGAAAAAGGTTCGGGCCAGATGACGGCCTTGCTGGATCCGGGTGGATCGCCCGTCACCTACCGCCTGGACAACAAGCTGGCGGGCAGCCTGGTGCTCGGCAGCTCCGTGGCCTTCAATCAGCGCTGGTTTGCCGACGTGGCCGTGGTCAAGACCTTCCTGAAAACCAAGGCGAAATTCTCGACGGGGCAGACGCAGGACATCAAGCTCGATCCGCTCGCCGTGAGTGTCAGCATCGGGTATAACTTTACCCTGTAA
- a CDS encoding SGNH/GDSL hydrolase family protein encodes MHQTKFALAVLAAAVLAGCGGASGGDQALKVKYTAQVSFGDSLSDVGSYAVAGVAASGGGKFTINGDNTKINPELTGKNWTEHLAAQFGLPAPCAAETGLEGSIPTLQAPRVKHAGCFGYAMGGSRVTNPVGPNNKLTGSQLGALTVPVVTQIANHLAVSGGKFSGTEAVFVMAGGNDVLFQLGALQAGATAAGQAAGAAAGAQAFATNLTLALAAGAPNPTTAAASIGAAVKAASAAPGATSATIVGAAVQAAVIAGNTAVGSSAVYGPLVAKAQADATVTGNAAGAKAGADYAAAQGPTLVAAMGQAGKELVALVKDQIIAKGANYVIVNNLPDVAGTPSGLSKDANTKALINAMVSAFNGELSGGLSGNAKVLLVDVFAVSHDQGTNPGPYGLTNVSETACDLTPAKNFLGSSLVCNGANLKAGDVSHYSYADDVHPTPFNNLLLARYVAKDMVVRGWL; translated from the coding sequence ATGCATCAAACAAAATTCGCGCTGGCCGTGCTGGCTGCGGCTGTCCTGGCAGGTTGCGGCGGCGCCAGTGGCGGTGATCAAGCCTTGAAAGTCAAATACACGGCGCAGGTGTCGTTCGGCGACAGCCTGTCCGATGTCGGTTCGTATGCGGTCGCCGGCGTGGCGGCGAGCGGTGGCGGCAAATTCACCATCAATGGCGACAATACCAAGATCAATCCTGAACTGACGGGCAAGAACTGGACCGAGCACCTGGCTGCGCAATTCGGCTTGCCGGCGCCATGCGCCGCCGAAACGGGCCTGGAAGGCAGCATACCGACCCTGCAAGCTCCCCGCGTCAAGCACGCCGGCTGCTTTGGCTACGCCATGGGCGGCTCGCGCGTCACCAACCCCGTCGGTCCGAACAACAAGTTGACCGGCAGCCAGCTGGGCGCCCTGACCGTGCCCGTGGTGACGCAGATTGCGAACCACCTGGCCGTTTCCGGCGGCAAGTTCAGCGGCACGGAAGCCGTTTTCGTGATGGCCGGCGGTAATGACGTACTGTTCCAGCTGGGCGCATTGCAGGCAGGCGCGACCGCTGCAGGCCAGGCTGCAGGCGCGGCCGCAGGCGCCCAGGCTTTCGCCACCAACCTGACTCTGGCCCTGGCCGCCGGCGCCCCCAATCCGACCACGGCAGCGGCCTCCATCGGCGCCGCCGTCAAAGCCGCCAGCGCCGCCCCTGGCGCCACATCGGCGACCATCGTCGGTGCCGCCGTGCAGGCTGCTGTTATTGCAGGCAATACCGCTGTTGGCTCGTCTGCCGTGTACGGCCCGCTGGTCGCCAAGGCGCAAGCCGATGCGACGGTGACCGGTAACGCTGCCGGCGCCAAGGCCGGCGCCGATTACGCTGCGGCCCAGGGACCGACACTGGTTGCCGCCATGGGACAGGCAGGCAAGGAACTGGTGGCGCTGGTCAAGGACCAGATCATCGCCAAGGGCGCCAACTATGTCATCGTCAACAATCTGCCTGACGTGGCCGGTACGCCATCGGGCCTGAGCAAGGATGCCAATACCAAGGCGCTCATCAATGCCATGGTCAGTGCCTTCAATGGCGAACTGAGCGGCGGCCTGAGCGGCAATGCCAAAGTCTTGCTGGTCGACGTCTTTGCCGTCAGCCATGACCAGGGCACCAACCCTGGCCCGTATGGCTTGACCAACGTCAGCGAGACGGCGTGCGACTTGACGCCAGCGAAGAACTTCCTGGGCAGCTCGCTGGTCTGCAATGGCGCGAACCTGAAGGCGGGCGACGTCAGCCACTATTCGTATGCCGACGATGTGCACCCTACGCCGTTCAACAACCTGTTGCTGGCCCGTTACGTGGCCAAGGACATGGTCGTGCGGGGCTGGCTGTAA
- a CDS encoding L-threonylcarbamoyladenylate synthase produces MSVPAHDLAAAAAVLEAGGLVAFPTETVYGLGADAENPAAVARIYEAKGRPSDHPVIVHVAPGADLAHWSDDIPVEAEQLVAAFWPGPLTLIVRRAAHIPDAVSGGQDTVGLRCPSHPVAIELLRTFKGGKGGLAAPSANKFGNVSPTTAQHVRDEFAAELDSGLLGLVLDGGQSDVGIESTIVDLSRLATHGPVLLRPGHISSAQIAAVIGRAPAVADAAAPRASGTLESHYAPHTPVAMQHSDDVSATLNRLLNDGRRVALIHYSDLPPASASVRLAANPENYAHALYASLRTMDQVGAELILVEAPPTGPEWLGVNDRLRRAAFGSSGILQQFLSV; encoded by the coding sequence GTGAGCGTACCCGCACACGATCTGGCGGCGGCCGCCGCCGTGCTGGAAGCGGGCGGTCTCGTCGCTTTCCCGACGGAAACCGTGTATGGCCTGGGCGCCGACGCGGAAAACCCGGCCGCCGTGGCGCGCATCTATGAAGCCAAGGGCCGTCCCTCGGACCACCCGGTGATCGTGCACGTGGCGCCCGGCGCCGACCTGGCGCACTGGTCCGACGATATTCCTGTCGAGGCCGAACAACTGGTGGCCGCCTTCTGGCCCGGTCCGCTGACCCTGATCGTCAGGCGCGCCGCGCATATCCCCGACGCCGTGTCCGGCGGCCAGGATACGGTGGGCTTGCGCTGCCCGTCGCACCCGGTGGCTATCGAATTGCTACGCACGTTCAAGGGCGGCAAGGGCGGCCTGGCGGCACCGTCGGCAAACAAATTCGGCAACGTCAGCCCCACCACGGCGCAGCACGTGCGCGATGAATTCGCAGCCGAACTCGACAGCGGCCTGCTGGGTCTGGTGCTCGATGGCGGACAGAGCGACGTCGGCATCGAGTCGACCATCGTCGACCTGTCGCGCCTGGCCACGCACGGTCCCGTGCTCTTGCGTCCCGGCCATATCAGCAGCGCGCAGATCGCCGCCGTCATCGGCCGCGCACCGGCTGTTGCCGACGCGGCCGCGCCGCGCGCCTCGGGTACCCTGGAATCGCATTACGCGCCACATACGCCTGTTGCGATGCAGCACAGCGATGACGTGAGCGCCACCTTGAACCGTCTGCTCAACGACGGGCGCCGCGTGGCCCTGATCCATTACTCGGATCTGCCGCCTGCCAGCGCCAGCGTACGCCTGGCCGCCAATCCGGAAAACTACGCGCATGCGCTGTATGCCTCGCTGCGCACGATGGACCAGGTCGGCGCCGAGCTGATCCTCGTCGAAGCCCCGCCCACCGGCCCCGAATGGCTGGGCGTCAACGACCGTTTGCGGCGTGCCGCGTTCGGCTCAAGTGGTATCTTGCAGCAATTCCTGTCCGTCTGA
- a CDS encoding 5-(carboxyamino)imidazole ribonucleotide synthase, whose product MNSKSTSPLLPAAHPPAWLGVMGGGQLGRMFAQAAQSMGYQVAVLEPSDACPAGQVAQRLVNAGYSDAAGLDALAAQCLAVTTEFENVPADSLSRLAERVFVAPNAHGVSVAQDRIAEKRFFVDCAAKSGVLPAPHMVIATQLDIDAIADDLLPGILKTVRMGYDGKGQFRVRTRDEVRAAFAEMGEVTCLLEKMLPLAYEVSMLTARGVDGESVVYPIAENVHRDGVLFTTTVPGPNVSDDCAARAQRAAQAMVAELGYVGVLCIEFFVLEDGSLVVNEMAPRPHNSGHYTMDACVTSQFAQQVRAMARLPLGDVRQHSPAVMLNILGDAWFAGDSDVVTEPAWDQVLALPGACLHLYGKDDPRRGRKMGHLTFIAATLPEAQQRLRDACLILGIAP is encoded by the coding sequence ATGAATAGTAAATCGACTTCCCCATTGCTGCCCGCCGCCCATCCACCGGCGTGGCTGGGCGTGATGGGCGGCGGCCAGCTCGGCCGCATGTTTGCCCAGGCGGCCCAGAGCATGGGTTACCAAGTAGCCGTACTGGAACCGTCCGACGCCTGCCCTGCGGGGCAGGTGGCGCAGCGCCTCGTCAATGCCGGCTACAGCGATGCAGCCGGTCTCGACGCCCTGGCTGCGCAATGCCTGGCCGTCACCACGGAATTCGAGAATGTGCCGGCCGACAGTCTGTCGCGCCTGGCCGAGCGCGTGTTCGTGGCGCCGAACGCCCATGGCGTATCGGTGGCGCAGGACCGCATCGCGGAAAAGCGTTTCTTTGTCGACTGTGCGGCCAAGTCCGGCGTGCTGCCGGCGCCGCACATGGTGATCGCCACGCAGCTTGACATCGACGCCATAGCCGACGACTTGCTGCCGGGTATCTTGAAAACCGTGCGCATGGGCTATGACGGCAAGGGCCAGTTCCGCGTGCGTACGCGCGACGAGGTGCGCGCCGCGTTTGCGGAAATGGGCGAAGTAACTTGTCTGCTGGAAAAAATGTTGCCGCTGGCGTATGAAGTGTCGATGCTGACGGCGCGCGGCGTGGATGGCGAATCGGTCGTCTATCCGATCGCCGAAAACGTGCACCGCGACGGCGTCCTGTTTACTACCACCGTGCCGGGCCCGAACGTGTCCGACGATTGCGCCGCCAGGGCGCAGCGGGCGGCGCAAGCGATGGTCGCCGAACTCGGCTATGTCGGCGTGCTGTGCATCGAATTTTTCGTGCTGGAAGATGGCAGCCTGGTAGTCAATGAAATGGCGCCGCGCCCGCACAACAGCGGCCACTACACGATGGATGCCTGCGTCACCAGCCAGTTCGCGCAGCAGGTACGGGCCATGGCGCGCTTGCCGCTGGGCGACGTGCGCCAGCATTCGCCGGCCGTGATGCTCAACATCCTCGGCGACGCCTGGTTTGCCGGCGACAGCGATGTGGTCACTGAACCGGCGTGGGACCAGGTGCTGGCGCTGCCGGGCGCCTGTCTGCACCTGTATGGCAAGGACGATCCGCGCCGTGGCCGCAAGATGGGCCACCTGACTTTCATCGCCGCGACCTTGCCGGAAGCGCAGCAGCGCTTGCGCGACGCTTGCCTGATCCTGGGAATCGCGCCGTGA